In Vicinamibacteria bacterium, one DNA window encodes the following:
- a CDS encoding aspartate carbamoyltransferase catalytic subunit, translating into MTLASHHLLDIESLSPAEIELVLETSTSFKEVGERAIKKVPALRGKTVINLFFEPSTRTRVSFEIAAKRLSADSINVSSAGSSVVKGETLLDTVKNLEAMAPDVIVMRHPSSGAPHFVARRVESAVVNAGDGMHEHPTQALLDAFTILEAKGRLSGLKVVIVGDLLHSRVFRSNARLLTKMGSSVTVTAPRTLLPPFVERLGVEVITAVNDAIVDADVVMMLRVQKERMEGAFFPSVREYFNLYALTVDRLKRAKQDVILMHPGPLNRGLEIESAVADGPYSLILDQVTNGVAVRMAILYLLAGAS; encoded by the coding sequence ATGACCCTCGCGAGCCATCACCTCCTCGACATCGAGAGCCTCTCTCCCGCCGAGATCGAGCTGGTCTTGGAGACATCGACCTCGTTCAAAGAGGTCGGGGAACGGGCGATCAAGAAGGTGCCCGCGCTCCGGGGAAAGACGGTCATCAACCTCTTCTTCGAGCCGAGCACGAGAACCCGGGTCTCGTTCGAGATCGCGGCGAAACGCTTGTCGGCGGACTCGATCAACGTGAGCTCGGCGGGAAGTTCCGTCGTCAAGGGAGAGACCCTCCTCGACACGGTGAAGAATCTCGAGGCGATGGCGCCCGACGTCATCGTCATGCGTCACCCCTCGTCGGGAGCCCCGCATTTCGTGGCCCGCCGCGTCGAATCCGCGGTCGTGAATGCCGGTGACGGAATGCACGAACATCCCACCCAGGCCCTTCTCGACGCCTTCACCATCCTGGAAGCGAAGGGGAGGCTCAGCGGGCTCAAGGTGGTGATCGTAGGCGATTTGCTTCACAGCCGCGTCTTCCGCTCGAATGCGAGGCTGCTGACGAAAATGGGCTCGAGCGTGACCGTTACCGCTCCGCGGACCCTCCTTCCCCCTTTCGTCGAACGGCTCGGGGTCGAGGTCATAACCGCCGTGAACGACGCCATCGTGGACGCGGACGTGGTCATGATGCTCCGGGTGCAGAAGGAGCGAATGGAAGGAGCGTTCTTTCCCTCGGTCCGCGAGTATTTCAATCTCTACGCTCTCACGGTGGATCGTCTCAAGAGAGCCAAGCAAGACGTCATCCTCATGCACCCCGGACCTCTCAATCGCGGGCTCGAGATCGAATCCGCCGTAGCCGATGGTCCTTACTCCCTCATTCTGGACCAGGTGACGAACGGCGTCGCGGTGAGAATGGCCATCCTGTACCTTCTCGCAGGAGCGTCATGA
- the pyrR gene encoding bifunctional pyr operon transcriptional regulator/uracil phosphoribosyltransferase PyrR — protein MQQTVIAEGAEFRGILERLASEVVEKSPSGLPPLALVGIRTRGVPLAKRLAALIEPKLGARPSIGTLDITLYRDDLIAVASQPIVRSTDIPFAVGNSSIVLVDDVLFTGRTVRAAITALVDFGRPRKIELLVMVDRGWRELPIHADYVGTRLRTSREQTVQVLVEEEDGRDAILLVA, from the coding sequence ATGCAGCAAACGGTCATTGCCGAAGGCGCGGAATTCCGAGGAATCCTCGAACGACTGGCATCGGAAGTCGTCGAGAAGAGCCCGTCGGGCCTACCGCCGCTCGCCCTGGTGGGCATCCGCACTCGAGGCGTGCCTCTGGCGAAACGTCTGGCAGCGCTCATCGAGCCGAAGCTGGGGGCGCGACCATCGATCGGAACGCTCGACATCACGCTCTATCGCGACGACCTCATTGCCGTCGCTTCCCAGCCCATCGTGCGGAGCACGGATATCCCCTTCGCCGTCGGTAATTCCTCGATCGTGCTCGTCGACGACGTCCTATTCACCGGGCGCACGGTGCGCGCGGCGATCACCGCTCTCGTCGATTTCGGAAGACCGCGAAAAATCGAGCTCCTGGTCATGGTCGACCGCGGATGGCGCGAGCTTCCCATCCATGCCGACTATGTGGGAACCAGGCTCCGCACGTCCCGGGAGCAGACGGTTCAGGTGCTCGTCGAGGAAGAAGACGGTCGTGACGCCATCCTACTCGTAGCATGA
- a CDS encoding alkaline phosphatase family protein, which translates to MRKLTNALVAGQLAALLAAELVLILNPEVPHTPGNVLSVWGVFAISHGLAGAAALWILLQLVESLRGRPLGPAWLSFRILTWLFTLALGVSAALFWINLVSLRLYVPSETVRTLALAATVVSTAAGALLVMGFFHYSFGRRGSIVSYSLSGGSLIAAVALPLILRPQPISANNFPRMPLQDTPSLRRITLIGFEGASLSYVLPAVAEGKLPNFARLIEGGASGALRTLYPTESLAVWMSIATGKLPRQHGLKGFYRYRFPSVETPFSLRPRWLDFRSLDRLGVVRRSAVTSTLRRTQPFWSILSRFGVKVGLLRWWGSYPADPVDGFVISEYFHRQVRERFDPPLPRLTSPESLFERMSPEVVFPGQIDGEVLSGFVDTTITVPGDDFPWKTELTRALADDMTYHRIGKMLKEEYAPDVFATYYFGLDVVGHYFTRFHRPARFGDVSDAEKRKYGRVVDAYYRYLDTILGESLQARASNEIFIVLSGHGMDPLPLTRRIVEPFKGNLHLSGYHEASPDGLLIVNGPGIAPGTKIESASVLDITPTLLYLMGLPLGQDMDGTLLTEIFVDELVLNQPVTFISSYHNFLIEPRRDDVIEASSPLDALPELLVNPQ; encoded by the coding sequence ATGCGCAAGCTGACGAACGCCTTGGTGGCCGGCCAGCTGGCCGCTCTGCTCGCCGCGGAGCTCGTTCTGATCCTGAATCCCGAGGTCCCTCATACCCCGGGGAACGTCCTGTCGGTGTGGGGCGTGTTCGCGATCAGCCATGGGCTCGCCGGAGCGGCCGCACTCTGGATTCTGCTACAGCTCGTCGAATCTCTTCGCGGGAGGCCACTCGGTCCCGCCTGGCTCTCGTTCCGCATCCTGACGTGGCTCTTCACCCTCGCGCTGGGAGTTTCCGCTGCCCTGTTCTGGATCAATCTCGTGAGCCTCCGGCTCTACGTGCCCTCGGAAACGGTCAGGACGCTCGCGCTCGCGGCAACGGTCGTCTCGACGGCGGCGGGCGCTCTCCTGGTGATGGGATTCTTTCATTACTCGTTCGGCCGGAGAGGGTCCATCGTGAGCTACAGCCTTTCCGGAGGTTCCCTGATCGCCGCGGTGGCGCTTCCGCTCATTCTTCGACCGCAACCCATTTCGGCAAACAACTTCCCGCGCATGCCGTTGCAGGACACGCCTTCACTTCGCCGAATCACACTCATCGGCTTCGAAGGCGCTTCACTCTCCTACGTCTTGCCGGCCGTGGCCGAAGGCAAGCTTCCGAACTTCGCCCGGTTGATCGAGGGCGGCGCGTCGGGAGCTCTGCGCACGCTCTACCCGACCGAATCGCTGGCGGTATGGATGAGCATCGCCACCGGCAAACTCCCTCGCCAGCACGGCCTGAAGGGTTTCTACCGGTATCGATTTCCTTCGGTCGAGACTCCGTTCTCCCTCCGTCCCCGCTGGCTCGATTTCCGCAGCCTGGATCGTCTCGGAGTCGTCAGGCGAAGCGCGGTAACCTCGACGCTGAGGCGCACCCAACCCTTCTGGAGCATCCTCAGTCGTTTCGGAGTCAAGGTGGGGTTGTTGCGCTGGTGGGGCAGTTATCCTGCCGACCCGGTCGATGGCTTCGTGATCTCGGAGTACTTTCACCGGCAGGTCCGGGAGAGATTCGATCCGCCGTTGCCCCGGCTGACGAGTCCGGAAAGTTTGTTCGAGCGAATGAGCCCGGAGGTCGTGTTTCCGGGTCAGATAGACGGCGAGGTGCTCTCCGGCTTCGTGGATACGACCATCACGGTACCGGGAGACGACTTTCCCTGGAAGACAGAGCTCACCCGCGCGCTCGCCGACGATATGACCTATCACCGCATCGGTAAAATGCTGAAAGAGGAGTACGCGCCGGATGTATTCGCCACGTATTACTTCGGCCTCGACGTCGTCGGTCACTACTTCACCCGATTTCACCGGCCGGCGCGCTTCGGGGACGTCAGCGACGCCGAAAAGAGAAAATACGGCCGGGTGGTCGACGCCTATTACCGCTACCTCGACACGATCCTGGGCGAGTCCCTCCAGGCGCGCGCCTCCAATGAGATCTTCATCGTCCTCTCGGGGCACGGCATGGACCCTCTGCCGCTGACGCGAAGAATCGTCGAGCCGTTCAAGGGGAACCTTCACCTCTCCGGCTACCACGAGGCCTCTCCCGACGGCCTTCTGATCGTGAACGGGCCCGGGATCGCACCGGGAACCAAGATCGAGAGTGCCTCGGTTCTGGACATCACCCCGACCCTCCTCTATCTTATGGGGCTCCCGCTGGGCCAGGACATGGACGGAACTCTTCTCACCGAGATCTTCGTGGACGAGCTGGTACTCAACCAGCCGGTGACGTTCATCTCCTCGTATCACAACTTTCTCATCGAGCCGCGCCGGGATGATGTCATCGAGGCCTCTTCACCCCTCGACGCGCTTCCCGAGCTTCTCGTCAACCCCCAGTGA
- a CDS encoding RluA family pseudouridine synthase: MQTETGERLERFLVEPALEGTRLDMAVAGRLDEVSRAQAKRWIEEGRVLVDGARARPSRPCRNGERVEVFFPPPTPATPLPEAIPLEVVFEDYHLIVVNKPPGMVVHPSAGHPSGTLVNALLAHSSELSGIGGVTRPGIVHRLDLGTSGLLVAAKQDRAHRHLGAQFARREVDKRYVALVHGDAPERMFFDRPLGRDPIHRKRISSRSTRARAAVTEAELSERLPSSSLLRVRITTGRTHQIRVHLSEAGHPLVGDREYGATKRGLQILRDFPRPALHAARLSFVHPETGERLDFEAPLPRDMVGLISSLRQCAS, encoded by the coding sequence TTGCAGACTGAAACTGGCGAGCGTCTCGAACGGTTTCTCGTCGAGCCCGCTCTGGAGGGCACCCGGCTGGACATGGCCGTGGCAGGAAGACTCGACGAGGTGAGCCGAGCTCAAGCGAAGCGCTGGATCGAGGAAGGACGCGTCCTCGTCGACGGTGCTCGGGCACGGCCTTCACGACCCTGCCGAAACGGTGAGCGCGTCGAAGTCTTCTTTCCCCCGCCCACCCCGGCGACGCCGCTCCCCGAGGCGATCCCGCTCGAAGTCGTGTTCGAGGACTATCATCTCATCGTGGTGAACAAACCTCCGGGCATGGTCGTCCATCCTTCGGCGGGCCACCCATCGGGAACTCTCGTGAACGCCCTGTTGGCTCACTCCAGTGAGCTCAGTGGAATCGGAGGTGTGACGAGACCGGGAATCGTGCACCGTCTCGACCTGGGGACATCCGGGCTACTCGTGGCCGCGAAGCAGGATCGTGCCCATCGGCACCTCGGGGCCCAGTTCGCGCGCCGGGAGGTGGACAAACGCTATGTCGCCCTCGTCCACGGCGATGCTCCGGAGCGAATGTTCTTCGATCGCCCTCTCGGGCGTGATCCGATACACCGGAAGAGGATATCGAGCCGGTCGACGAGAGCGAGAGCGGCCGTTACCGAGGCCGAGCTTTCGGAGAGACTGCCCTCGAGCTCCCTTCTGCGGGTGCGAATCACCACGGGACGCACGCACCAGATCCGAGTGCACTTGAGCGAGGCGGGACACCCTCTCGTGGGGGACCGGGAGTATGGCGCAACGAAGCGAGGTCTCCAAATTCTCAGAGACTTTCCCCGGCCCGCCCTCCATGCCGCGAGGCTCTCCTTCGTGCATCCGGAGACCGGCGAACGGCTCGACTTCGAGGCACCCCTGCCCAGAGACATGGTGGGGCTCATTTCCAGCTTGAGGCAATGCGCAAGCTGA
- the lgt gene encoding prolipoprotein diacylglyceryl transferase: MFPKLVDFGEVNLLGFQFHAILHTYGFLLAAGFLIALKVAAIRGKKFGVEANLMMDLGLYLLVSALVGAKLLLLVVDWEHYSHDPFSLVRSGGVFYGGLVAAVLTAIWFFRKHNLPVWVTTDILAPSVALGHGIGRLGCFSAGCCYGKPTSLAWGVTFTDPYAKEIVGVPLNVALHPTQLYEALVEFAIFGFLIYLAGRKKFDGQIFWSYVALYSTARFVIEFFRGDLGRGFVLGGALSTSQVIALLLLVTATFALATLRRLPRQRTA, translated from the coding sequence GTGTTCCCCAAGCTCGTCGATTTCGGTGAAGTCAACCTCCTCGGCTTCCAGTTCCACGCGATCCTCCACACTTACGGGTTCCTGCTCGCGGCTGGGTTCCTCATCGCCTTGAAGGTTGCCGCCATCCGCGGCAAGAAGTTCGGCGTCGAGGCCAATCTGATGATGGATTTGGGCCTCTATCTCCTCGTTTCGGCGCTCGTTGGCGCCAAGCTCCTCCTTCTCGTCGTCGATTGGGAGCACTACAGCCACGATCCTTTCAGCCTCGTTCGTTCGGGAGGCGTATTCTACGGCGGTCTCGTGGCCGCGGTCCTTACCGCGATTTGGTTCTTTCGAAAGCACAACCTCCCGGTCTGGGTTACGACGGACATCCTGGCGCCCTCCGTCGCCCTGGGCCACGGGATCGGTAGGCTGGGCTGCTTCAGCGCCGGGTGCTGCTACGGGAAGCCGACGTCCCTCGCATGGGGCGTCACCTTCACCGATCCATACGCCAAGGAGATCGTCGGAGTGCCTTTGAACGTGGCCCTCCACCCGACGCAGCTCTACGAGGCGCTGGTGGAGTTTGCCATCTTCGGCTTTCTGATTTACTTGGCGGGGAGAAAGAAGTTCGATGGGCAGATTTTCTGGAGCTATGTGGCGCTTTACTCCACCGCTCGGTTCGTGATCGAGTTCTTTCGAGGAGATCTCGGAAGAGGATTCGTGCTCGGCGGAGCGCTCTCCACGTCTCAGGTCATCGCATTGCTTCTCCTCGTTACCGCGACGTTCGCGCTCGCGACACTCAGGCGGCTTCCGAGACAGCGTACTGCCTAG
- the lspA gene encoding signal peptidase II codes for MRLLLIVVGVVTLDQATKSMVTSRLTLGQSIEVIPDLLHLTLVRNSGMAFGLLSRSDVPYKTVLVTLLSLGALAAVVYYALLSTRSETLTRFGLAFILGGAVGNIIDRIRLGYVVDFVDVFYRGAHWPAFNVADSCICVGVGLLILDSFRHREDSRSARTDVARSAVREGS; via the coding sequence GTGAGGCTTCTGCTAATCGTGGTGGGCGTCGTTACGCTCGATCAAGCGACGAAATCAATGGTTACCTCGAGACTCACCCTGGGCCAGAGCATCGAAGTCATTCCCGATCTTCTCCACTTGACGCTGGTCAGGAACTCGGGAATGGCTTTCGGGCTCCTATCCCGGAGCGACGTGCCCTACAAGACGGTGCTGGTGACGCTTCTTTCCCTTGGAGCCCTCGCCGCGGTTGTCTATTACGCGCTCCTGTCGACGCGCAGCGAGACGCTGACGCGTTTCGGTCTCGCCTTCATTCTCGGCGGTGCGGTCGGCAATATCATCGATCGGATCCGTCTCGGCTACGTCGTCGACTTCGTCGACGTCTTCTACCGCGGCGCGCATTGGCCCGCCTTCAACGTCGCCGACTCGTGCATCTGCGTCGGGGTGGGACTTCTGATTCTCGACAGCTTTCGCCACCGAGAAGACTCACGGTCCGCTCGAACGGATGTAGCCCGATCCGCGGTGCGTGAGGGCTCCTAG